The Kitasatospora albolonga nucleotide sequence GTACTGGTGCACAGTGCTGTCGCTTTCTTCTGCCGTGAGCTCATCAAGGAAGGTGGTGCGTCAGAGAGCGCGGGCCTCGGCCACCGCCGCCGCCAGCCGCGCCGGATCGTTCCGTACGGTCGTCGGGGCGTCCCGGCGCTCTCCCCGTACGTGCGAGATCCGGTGCCCGTCCGGCGTGGCGACCACGTCGATCCACTCCCCGTGGGGGTGGCCGCAGCGGCGTTCGCACCCGGACCAGTACACAGGTAGCCGCCCCGGCGGTCCCACAGCGGCCCCCGCTTCGGCCCGTACGTCGGACAGCGACTTCGCGCAGCCGGGGTGGCCGATGCAGGCGCCCACGCCGGTCCAGGGGGAGTCGGGGGCGGTGATCAGCCCGGCCGCGGACAGCGCGCGGAGTGCGTCCGCCGCCTCCTGCCGGGGGAAGGGGCCGGGGACGATGATCCCGCGCCAGGGGGTGAGCCGCAGCTCGCCCCCGTACCGCTTCGCCGTCTCCGTGAGCAGCCGCCACTGGGCCGGAGCGAGCCGCCCCAGGGGTACGTCGACGCTGAGCGCGGCCGTCGTGCCGACCGGTGCGGGGATGGCCTTCGTGCCGACCGGTCCGGGGGCCGGGGCGGGCGCTTTACGGGGCCGGGGGCGGGGGCGGTGGACGGCCGGGCCCGTCGCCGGGCCGATGGTGCGGACCAGTTCGGTGCGTACGTCGTCGGGCAGGTCCTTCACGCGCCACGCGCCGGAGTCGTGGGCGGCGCGGAGGAACGCCTCGGCGGCCAGGAGCGCGGCGCGCGGGGCCTCGTCTGAGGACGGCAGCCGGAACACCTCGTCCTCCGCCCCGATCCGCAGCAGGGCGTCCGGCCCCCCGGCGATGACCGTCACGTCCGCGCCCAGCGCGTCCACGTCACCGCCGCCCGCGTCCAGGGCGAAGAGGAAGCGGCCGGAGAGCGCCGCGGCGGCGGGCGACGCGCACACCAGCCGGTCCAGCTCCCCCAGCCAGGCCCCCAGCGACGGCGAACCGTCCAGCCCGGCCAGCGGTGACGCCACGATGTTGCGGGCCCGCTCGTGCGCGGCGGACGGCAGGAGGCCCGCGTCCGTGAGCAGCGCCGCCAGCTCGCCGCCGCACCCCGTACCGAGGCCGCGCAGCTGTACGTTGCCCCGCGAGGTGAGATGCAGCTCACCGTCCCCGAACCGCTCGGCCGCCGCCAGCAGCGCGTCCGCCCGGCCGGGGTCCAGCACCCCGCCGGGTATCCGTACGCGG carries:
- a CDS encoding cobalamin biosynthesis protein CobG, with the protein product MLAAMPDSAPSPVSAGGASARAGGDACPGTLRLHPADDGALARVRIPGGVLDPGRADALLAAAERFGDGELHLTSRGNVQLRGLGTGCGGELAALLTDAGLLPSAAHERARNIVASPLAGLDGSPSLGAWLGELDRLVCASPAAAALSGRFLFALDAGGGDVDALGADVTVIAGGPDALLRIGAEDEVFRLPSSDEAPRAALLAAEAFLRAAHDSGAWRVKDLPDDVRTELVRTIGPATGPAVHRPRPRPRKAPAPAPGPVGTKAIPAPVGTTAALSVDVPLGRLAPAQWRLLTETAKRYGGELRLTPWRGIIVPGPFPRQEAADALRALSAAGLITAPDSPWTGVGACIGHPGCAKSLSDVRAEAGAAVGPPGRLPVYWSGCERRCGHPHGEWIDVVATPDGHRISHVRGERRDAPTTVRNDPARLAAAVAEARAL